A genomic stretch from Chitinophaga lutea includes:
- a CDS encoding AraC family transcriptional regulator — protein sequence MKPLFHKVPRPIQTSFSIRHDVEPSFDTTWHYHPELELHFVLKGEGIRFIGDKIGNFSAGEMILLGENMPHTWYCKEEQTQKKGHKHVEAIVLQFLPNCMGDDFLLLPEAHLLLKLYDKAKRGMIIQGETKKKLSGLLWQMVSAERLEKVVMLLSILNLLSETEEYAFVSNSYSFHPAGRQETERLNAVYNHTLVNFRNVITLEEVAAISNLTVTSFCRYFKLMTRKTYYDFLTEVRVSHVCRLLIEDKLSIPHISNQCGFINISNFYRQFKKVTGLTPVAYKRKYLQVKTFA from the coding sequence ATGAAACCGCTTTTCCATAAAGTTCCGCGTCCCATACAGACTTCATTCAGCATCCGCCACGATGTGGAGCCCAGTTTTGACACCACCTGGCATTACCATCCCGAGCTCGAACTGCACTTTGTGCTGAAGGGGGAAGGCATCCGGTTTATCGGGGATAAGATCGGCAACTTTTCGGCCGGGGAGATGATACTGCTGGGCGAAAACATGCCGCATACCTGGTACTGCAAGGAAGAGCAGACCCAGAAGAAAGGACATAAACACGTGGAAGCCATCGTGCTGCAGTTTCTGCCCAACTGCATGGGCGACGATTTCCTTTTGCTGCCCGAAGCTCATCTGCTGCTGAAGCTGTACGACAAAGCAAAAAGGGGCATGATCATCCAGGGTGAAACGAAAAAGAAACTCTCCGGCCTGCTCTGGCAGATGGTAAGCGCGGAGCGGCTGGAAAAAGTGGTGATGCTGCTGTCGATCCTCAACCTGCTGTCCGAAACCGAAGAATATGCGTTCGTGAGCAATTCCTATTCTTTCCATCCCGCCGGCAGGCAGGAAACGGAGCGCCTCAATGCCGTGTACAACCATACGCTCGTGAATTTCAGGAATGTGATCACCCTTGAGGAAGTGGCGGCTATCAGCAATCTGACGGTGACTTCCTTCTGCCGTTATTTCAAACTGATGACACGCAAAACCTATTACGATTTCCTCACGGAGGTGCGCGTGAGCCATGTGTGCCGCCTGCTGATCGAAGACAAATTATCCATTCCCCACATCTCCAACCAGTGCGGGTTCATCAATATTTCCAACTTCTACCGCCAGTTCAAGAAAGTGACCGGGCTTACACCGGTGGCGTATAAACGAAAATATCTGCAGGTGAAAACCTTTGCCTGA
- a CDS encoding SusC/RagA family TonB-linked outer membrane protein → MMNKLTFAKRAVMLGSCLLLFICLRVSAAAQQQISLTMRNATLEQVFSAIRQQTGFYFLYSNDVVKKAGKVNIDVKDAGIDKVLKLCLAGRQLTYKIIDQTITIQEKAPEPPVIKPAVADTVITGKVTDEKNNPLPGVTIGVEGSSHGAISGPDGSFSLRLPSGARALVFSFMGFTQQRVELTGATTLQVKLAESTKSLSEVVVTALGIKRDKKALGYTVAELKGAELSQGKEVNVANALSGKVAGVQVTRAASGAGGSSKIVIRGNNSLQGNSQPLYVVDGIPLDNQNLRPASATGGIDYGDGISNINPEDIENISLLKGPNAAALYGQRGSNGVVLITTKTGMAGKGLGVRFSSDYSIGNALVTPDFQDVYGQGMNGDFTHFRATDGKVYTMAEAKTLGLQGMPKMSAGRDRIMRSSWGPKMQGQEYEDQWGNVLKLTPQPGTYKAFFNTEKQFVNNISVDGGTEKVNYRFSYSNTSVNGYVPTNKLNRNTFNLRTQAQITSKLQLDAKINYIAQKGENRPTLSDASDNPAYLFISQPRSMPMSVLADYTWSAQDVAKQFGYSGVYAGLEKTYATNSSTANPYWTINKTHNEDNRDRVIGMLRLSYDFTSWLKLTARGGTDFYTDQRQRYREIGTYQSQNRNGDIEEQVTRVREDNYDLLLTSNLKLNKDMTLGLNLGGSHQKRFMRLTGNTGREFIVPKLFVINNTLTNSYLFDLQQSEINSVYASGQFGFREFWFVDFSARNDWSSTLSPENNSFFYPSVSTSLVLTDALDIRSNTLSFLKLRASWAQAGSSGNPYQLTGTYSLDQFTHGGQPMGSFSSIIPDPNLKNELTTSTEFGADVRMLNSRLGFSFTWYNASTKNQILDVPLPLSSLFEYRRVNAGEIRNRGIEFSVNGTPLKLANGFTWESSFNFARNRNMVVSLADGVDAFVLGSDRGVIVKAEPGKPFGVLVSNGFAWLRDAQGRRLIDPATGLPLRTNGRVQQELGNAMPDWTGGFFNSFRYKGFLLTGLIDIRQGGMLYSQSNREELIYGTTKKTLAGREGGYLASGIVGQKKADGTWEGTNQPNTKTVNAQDYWNVVANDKESVVSEEMLNDASYIAMREISLGYQLPAKMLSGKFIKRAGIGLYGRNLFYFQRKTDGFSPEASAFNVNNSSLGLESTSLPMMRNFGINLNLEF, encoded by the coding sequence ATGATGAACAAACTGACATTTGCAAAGCGGGCCGTCATGCTCGGCTCCTGCCTGTTGCTTTTCATCTGCCTGCGCGTTTCCGCGGCGGCACAGCAGCAGATTTCCCTCACCATGCGCAATGCCACGCTCGAACAGGTGTTCAGCGCCATCCGGCAGCAAACGGGCTTTTATTTCCTGTACAGCAACGACGTCGTGAAAAAAGCCGGCAAGGTGAACATCGATGTGAAAGACGCCGGCATCGACAAAGTACTGAAACTCTGCCTTGCCGGCCGGCAACTTACTTACAAGATCATCGACCAGACCATCACCATCCAGGAAAAAGCGCCGGAGCCACCCGTTATCAAACCGGCAGTGGCCGATACGGTGATCACCGGCAAGGTGACGGACGAAAAAAATAATCCGCTCCCGGGCGTGACCATCGGCGTGGAAGGCTCTTCGCATGGCGCCATCTCCGGCCCGGACGGCAGCTTTTCCCTCCGCCTGCCTTCCGGTGCGCGCGCACTGGTATTTTCTTTCATGGGGTTTACCCAGCAGCGCGTCGAGCTCACCGGCGCCACCACCCTGCAGGTGAAACTGGCGGAAAGCACCAAGTCACTGTCTGAAGTAGTGGTAACGGCCCTCGGCATCAAACGCGATAAAAAAGCGCTGGGCTACACCGTAGCGGAACTGAAAGGCGCGGAACTTTCGCAGGGCAAGGAAGTGAACGTGGCCAACGCCCTCTCGGGCAAAGTGGCCGGCGTGCAAGTGACGCGCGCGGCATCGGGCGCGGGCGGCTCCTCCAAGATCGTGATCCGCGGCAACAACTCGCTGCAGGGCAACAGTCAGCCGCTGTACGTGGTGGACGGCATCCCGCTCGACAACCAGAACCTCCGCCCCGCCAGCGCCACCGGCGGCATCGATTACGGTGACGGTATCTCCAATATCAACCCGGAAGACATCGAAAACATTTCGCTCCTGAAAGGCCCCAACGCCGCGGCGCTCTACGGCCAGCGCGGGAGCAACGGCGTGGTGCTGATCACCACCAAAACCGGTATGGCGGGCAAAGGCCTGGGCGTCCGATTCAGCTCGGATTATTCCATCGGCAACGCACTGGTAACGCCCGATTTCCAGGACGTATACGGCCAGGGCATGAACGGCGACTTCACGCACTTCCGCGCCACCGACGGCAAAGTGTACACCATGGCCGAAGCAAAAACACTCGGCTTACAGGGTATGCCTAAAATGAGCGCCGGCCGCGACCGCATCATGCGCAGCAGCTGGGGCCCGAAAATGCAGGGGCAGGAGTATGAAGACCAGTGGGGCAACGTGCTCAAGCTCACACCGCAGCCCGGTACCTACAAAGCGTTTTTTAACACGGAAAAACAATTCGTCAACAATATCAGCGTAGACGGCGGCACCGAAAAAGTGAACTACCGCTTCTCCTACTCCAACACGAGCGTGAACGGGTATGTGCCCACCAACAAACTGAACCGCAATACCTTTAACCTCCGCACACAGGCGCAGATCACGTCGAAACTGCAACTGGACGCCAAGATCAACTACATCGCCCAGAAAGGAGAAAACCGGCCTACATTGTCCGACGCGTCGGACAACCCCGCCTATCTCTTCATCAGCCAGCCCCGCAGCATGCCCATGAGCGTACTGGCGGATTATACCTGGTCGGCGCAGGATGTGGCCAAACAGTTCGGGTACAGCGGCGTGTATGCCGGCCTCGAAAAAACGTACGCCACCAACAGCTCCACCGCCAACCCGTACTGGACGATCAACAAAACGCATAACGAAGACAACCGCGACCGCGTGATCGGTATGCTGCGCCTTTCGTACGATTTCACCAGCTGGCTGAAACTGACCGCGCGGGGCGGCACCGATTTCTATACCGACCAGCGCCAGCGCTACCGCGAGATCGGCACCTACCAGAGCCAGAACCGCAACGGCGACATCGAAGAACAGGTGACCCGTGTGCGGGAGGACAATTACGACCTGCTGCTCACCAGCAACCTGAAACTGAATAAAGACATGACGCTGGGCCTCAACCTGGGCGGCAGCCACCAGAAACGGTTCATGCGCCTCACGGGCAATACCGGCCGCGAGTTCATCGTGCCCAAACTCTTTGTGATCAACAACACGCTCACCAACAGCTACCTGTTCGACCTGCAGCAGTCAGAGATCAACTCCGTATACGCATCCGGCCAGTTCGGTTTCCGGGAATTCTGGTTCGTGGATTTTTCTGCGCGGAACGACTGGTCGTCGACACTTTCTCCTGAAAACAATTCGTTCTTCTATCCTTCCGTCAGCACCAGCCTGGTGCTGACCGACGCGCTGGATATCAGGAGCAACACCCTCAGCTTCCTCAAACTGCGCGCTTCATGGGCGCAGGCGGGCAGCTCCGGCAACCCGTACCAGCTTACCGGTACTTACAGCCTCGACCAGTTTACGCATGGCGGCCAGCCGATGGGCTCGTTCTCTTCCATCATCCCCGATCCCAACCTGAAAAACGAGCTCACCACCTCCACCGAGTTCGGTGCGGACGTGCGGATGCTGAACAGCAGGCTGGGTTTCAGTTTCACCTGGTACAACGCTTCCACCAAAAACCAGATCCTCGACGTGCCGTTACCGCTCTCGAGCCTGTTTGAATACCGCCGCGTGAACGCCGGCGAAATCCGCAACCGCGGCATCGAATTTTCCGTAAACGGCACGCCGCTCAAACTGGCGAACGGGTTCACCTGGGAAAGCTCGTTCAACTTCGCCCGCAACCGCAACATGGTGGTATCGCTGGCGGATGGCGTGGATGCATTTGTGCTGGGCTCGGACCGTGGCGTGATCGTGAAAGCGGAGCCCGGCAAGCCTTTCGGTGTGCTGGTGAGCAATGGTTTCGCCTGGCTGCGCGACGCACAGGGCAGAAGGCTCATCGACCCCGCCACCGGCCTGCCGCTGCGCACCAACGGCCGCGTGCAGCAGGAACTGGGGAACGCGATGCCCGACTGGACCGGCGGTTTCTTTAACAGCTTCCGTTACAAGGGTTTCCTGCTGACGGGGCTGATAGACATTCGCCAGGGCGGCATGCTCTATTCCCAGAGCAACCGCGAAGAGCTGATTTACGGCACCACCAAAAAGACCCTCGCCGGCCGCGAAGGCGGTTATCTCGCCTCCGGCATCGTGGGACAGAAAAAAGCGGACGGTACCTGGGAAGGCACCAACCAGCCCAATACCAAAACGGTGAACGCGCAGGACTACTGGAACGTGGTGGCCAACGATAAAGAAAGCGTGGTATCTGAAGAAATGCTGAACGACGCCAGCTACATCGCCATGCGCGAAATCAGCCTGGGTTACCAGTTGCCCGCCAAGATGCTGTCCGGCAAGTTTATCAAAAGGGCCGGCATCGGGCTGTACGGCCGGAACCTCTTTTATTTCCAGCGCAAAACCGACGGGTTCTCGCCCGAAGCATCGGCCTTTAACGTAAACAATTCTTCACTCGGCCTGGAATCCACTTCCCTGCCCATGATGCGGAATTTTGGCATTAACCTGAACCTGGAGTTTTAA
- a CDS encoding phytanoyl-CoA dioxygenase family protein, whose amino-acid sequence MRLLHVELKVGDSLIFHPNLLHRSGANLSEHQRVPPERAASRNRATLF is encoded by the coding sequence ATGCGACTGCTGCATGTGGAGCTTAAGGTGGGCGACAGCCTTATCTTCCATCCCAACCTGCTGCACCGCTCCGGAGCGAATCTTTCCGAGCACCAGAGAGTTCCGCCGGAGCGGGCCGCCTCTCGCAATCGGGCCACATTATTTTGA
- a CDS encoding SRPBCC family protein, producing MKNEQHRAEAQMLIRKPVGEVFNAFIDPAVTVNFWFTKSTGKLALHQQVTWEWEMYHVSTPVTATAIVPDRLITVEWGDPATTVDFKFQELKDGSTYVVVTNYGFRETGDDLIAIIRDSTGGFTTVLDGLKAYLEHGLRLNLIGDKFPKEVGAHGG from the coding sequence ATGAAAAACGAACAACACCGCGCCGAGGCGCAAATGCTGATCAGAAAACCGGTGGGGGAGGTATTCAATGCCTTCATCGACCCGGCGGTGACCGTCAATTTCTGGTTCACCAAAAGCACCGGTAAGCTGGCGCTCCACCAGCAGGTTACCTGGGAGTGGGAGATGTATCATGTTTCCACGCCGGTAACGGCAACGGCTATCGTGCCCGACCGCCTCATCACGGTGGAGTGGGGCGACCCGGCCACGACGGTGGACTTTAAATTCCAGGAACTGAAAGACGGATCGACTTATGTAGTGGTGACCAATTATGGTTTCAGGGAAACGGGCGACGACCTCATCGCCATCATCCGGGATTCCACCGGCGGTTTTACGACCGTGCTGGATGGCCTGAAAGCATACCTCGAGCATGGCCTCCGGCTGAACCTCATCGGCGACAAGTTCCCGAAAGAGGTGGGGGCGCATGGCGGGTAG
- a CDS encoding SusD/RagB family nutrient-binding outer membrane lipoprotein, with product MKNRKFLTYITGGLFCTMVLATGCTKDFETLNTPPTSVTDIDAGLLLSKVQKDAAFAEGNERANIEFGSWIQHWAGGQVAPVSRYIQQPTDGVWAAHYALLRNLMQIRTQSLKGLETMPAGRSKLAIAAILEASVWQRLTDLFGDVPLSETSESATNVNSKPAFDTQEAIYTRLIAMLDNAMAQLNATDASYGNADFYFKGDVAKWKRYANSLKLRMGLRLRYVAPQLAEKTVREAMAQPLLTGNADNAAVPTFNNAQTTNAHPILQQFIGGSSDLRYLADAFVRTLKTKNDPRLPMIAAPTVNSVKAGAPDYRGMGVALTDAQLLTIIKDDYSTAATTTYFNRTLATPIPCYVFTYAEVCFFKAEAALLGWGAAAGDAQTFYQDGIKAAMALPPYNITTIPPAYIAAEFSLAGLSAEQQLEKIMTQKWIVLFGRDYEAFTEWRRTGYPVLTPGGNQGSTAGTIPRRAVYSSLEALLNADNYNAAVQRLTKGDNYTSKVWWDKKP from the coding sequence ATGAAAAACAGGAAATTTCTCACATACATCACAGGCGGCCTCTTCTGCACGATGGTGCTGGCAACCGGCTGTACAAAGGATTTTGAAACGCTGAACACGCCGCCCACCTCCGTCACCGATATCGACGCGGGCCTGCTGCTCTCGAAAGTGCAGAAAGACGCGGCGTTCGCCGAAGGCAATGAAAGGGCCAACATCGAATTCGGCTCGTGGATACAACACTGGGCGGGCGGCCAGGTAGCGCCCGTGAGCCGCTACATCCAGCAACCGACAGATGGTGTGTGGGCCGCGCATTACGCCCTGCTGCGCAACCTGATGCAGATACGGACGCAGTCTTTGAAAGGCCTGGAAACCATGCCCGCCGGCAGAAGCAAACTGGCCATTGCGGCCATCCTCGAAGCCTCCGTATGGCAGCGGCTGACCGACCTGTTCGGCGATGTGCCTCTGTCGGAAACGAGCGAGAGCGCCACCAACGTAAACAGCAAACCCGCGTTCGACACACAGGAGGCGATCTACACCCGCCTCATCGCGATGCTGGATAACGCCATGGCGCAACTCAACGCCACCGACGCGTCTTACGGCAATGCGGACTTCTATTTCAAAGGTGACGTGGCGAAATGGAAACGTTACGCCAACTCCCTGAAACTGAGAATGGGCCTTCGCCTCCGCTACGTTGCCCCGCAACTGGCCGAAAAAACCGTGCGCGAAGCGATGGCGCAACCGTTACTGACCGGCAATGCGGACAATGCGGCGGTGCCTACCTTCAACAATGCGCAGACCACCAACGCGCATCCCATTCTCCAGCAGTTCATCGGCGGCAGCTCCGACCTCCGTTACCTCGCCGACGCATTCGTGCGCACGCTGAAAACGAAAAACGATCCGCGCCTGCCGATGATCGCCGCACCTACCGTCAACTCCGTAAAAGCGGGCGCGCCCGATTACCGCGGCATGGGCGTGGCGCTCACCGATGCGCAGCTGTTGACCATCATCAAGGACGATTATTCCACCGCCGCTACCACCACCTATTTCAACAGAACGCTGGCCACGCCCATCCCATGTTATGTATTCACGTACGCGGAAGTGTGTTTCTTCAAAGCCGAAGCCGCATTGCTGGGCTGGGGCGCCGCCGCGGGCGATGCACAGACTTTCTACCAGGACGGTATCAAAGCGGCCATGGCTTTGCCGCCCTATAACATCACCACCATTCCGCCGGCCTACATAGCGGCGGAGTTTTCACTCGCCGGCCTGAGTGCCGAGCAACAGCTCGAAAAAATCATGACCCAGAAATGGATCGTATTGTTCGGGCGCGATTATGAAGCCTTCACCGAATGGCGCCGCACGGGTTATCCCGTACTGACGCCGGGCGGCAACCAGGGCTCCACCGCGGGCACCATTCCCCGCAGGGCGGTATACTCTTCACTGGAAGCATTACTGAATGCAGATAATTACAACGCTGCGGTGCAGCGTCTCACCAAAGGCGATAACTATACGTCGAAAGTGTGGTGGGACAAAAAACCGTAA
- a CDS encoding Ig-like domain-containing protein — MKKTFTSFCMVLLLCTLLPAFKAAAAMPPPSGYFNMISRSVWELTQVPNITTETARIKTSLQVADFEPVGLRATANTPLVINVEQLSGAGLPKLIMGTYDRQTVATYDLVAGVNTITNANGGDLYLQYSSATPSDNNKVRVTFQSGYHTMPLYILGTSTHQDWLDMLAADTLSPNATLVSDRTFIVVSQVKAEQYKNENQDTLLTLMDRIMKAEGDISGLDNSLPIHAPILRNKLMMLEKASGNPDATSLGRVRIPTGSIHWLLSPSYILEDGGWGMFHEIGHHHQHWAWTWSTCIEVCVNIYSLAAKRAILPGQQGMSTSDWNGIMNYLAQPQAAKNFNASSVSLFMRLGMFQQLWLAYGDSFYHTLHKRVRAEAPAPSGDEQEMRLFMLYASQISGENLAQFFRNWGLNVNQSIYDEINALGLPAPAIEPSTLREDLVATITTPANNAVFPAGSNVPLTATAFGPDAIAKVEFFQGGVKLGEDTTAPYNYTWNNVSPGNYALTAKATTRGGVESTSAVVNITMESVSIISPANNASFPAGVPIAISANTSHAVSKVEFYADSVKIGEATSAPYNFSWQNAAAGTYTLTVKAIGQNGDTAVSTGVGIVSGGQFPQADAYVRDGGSAGSNFGTATGLVVKKDGNAGFSRITYLKFDLNSFSSAGNAILRLYVAGAGSAVTGTQWQVWKNDADNWTETGLTWNNKPANTTQLASQPGRRSGYVEWDISSQVAAEIGGDKILSLAIVSSVSGQTNDATFHSKEVTEADLRPVLLIDALPQISLVQPVNNDTLPEHGATLIQANASDDRQVDSVQLYINGEEKARFTQAPYQWSWANLAPGTYGIRAKVTDSALHSAWSDSLTVVVVKDTLAPVITVPPAITANPAPGASTVAVNIGQATATDNAGVASLTHDAPAVFPVGNTIVTWTATDLSGNVSTATQVITVEYLKSAFDAVTVYAGSDFNNRQIDLQAQLYLNGALIGTGELLNQSISGPGLGNCKQFIIPITGDSVTYTPADVLQLKVSARNTGGETFRIKFWYNADTDDQITKGTARLAKYTPVNPDGNFFYLRNAFALQSASGSEALQQSLYVTPAYQEIGTWSTIAQSATAADIPAISKTAGTSGVKTTLLQVKAYPNPSSHEFTLTVESSTAKEIQVRVLDISGRLVKLMYTNPGQVLRFGQDLQAGIYFIDVLQANRREVLKVIKQ, encoded by the coding sequence ATGAAGAAAACATTTACCAGTTTCTGCATGGTACTGTTGCTGTGCACTTTGTTGCCGGCCTTTAAAGCAGCTGCCGCCATGCCCCCTCCTTCCGGGTATTTCAACATGATATCCCGCTCCGTCTGGGAGCTTACCCAGGTCCCCAACATCACCACCGAAACCGCCAGGATAAAAACCTCGCTGCAGGTGGCCGACTTCGAACCGGTGGGGCTACGAGCCACGGCCAACACGCCCCTGGTGATCAACGTGGAACAGCTCAGCGGGGCCGGGCTGCCCAAACTCATCATGGGCACCTACGACCGCCAGACGGTGGCCACCTACGACCTGGTGGCCGGCGTGAACACCATCACCAACGCCAACGGCGGCGACCTCTACCTGCAATATTCCTCCGCCACACCATCGGACAACAACAAGGTAAGAGTGACCTTCCAGAGCGGGTACCATACCATGCCGCTGTACATCCTGGGCACCAGTACGCACCAGGACTGGCTCGACATGCTGGCCGCGGACACCCTCTCCCCGAACGCCACCCTCGTGTCTGACCGGACATTCATCGTTGTATCGCAGGTAAAAGCGGAACAATATAAAAATGAGAACCAGGACACCCTGCTCACTCTGATGGACAGGATAATGAAAGCGGAAGGCGACATCAGCGGGCTCGACAACAGCCTCCCCATCCATGCGCCCATCCTCCGCAACAAACTCATGATGCTGGAAAAAGCCAGCGGCAACCCGGACGCTACTTCGCTGGGCCGCGTGCGCATCCCCACCGGCAGCATCCACTGGCTCCTGTCGCCTTCCTACATCCTGGAAGACGGCGGTTGGGGTATGTTCCATGAAATCGGCCATCACCACCAGCATTGGGCATGGACCTGGTCTACCTGCATTGAAGTCTGCGTGAACATTTATTCCCTCGCCGCCAAACGCGCCATCCTCCCCGGCCAGCAGGGCATGAGCACCAGCGACTGGAATGGCATCATGAACTATCTCGCCCAACCGCAGGCCGCCAAGAACTTCAATGCCAGCAGCGTATCGCTGTTCATGCGCCTGGGTATGTTCCAGCAGTTGTGGCTCGCTTACGGCGACAGCTTTTATCATACCCTGCATAAACGGGTAAGGGCGGAAGCCCCGGCGCCCAGCGGGGACGAGCAGGAAATGCGGCTCTTTATGCTGTATGCCTCCCAGATCAGCGGCGAAAACCTCGCCCAGTTTTTCCGGAACTGGGGCCTGAATGTGAACCAGTCCATTTACGACGAGATCAACGCACTGGGGCTGCCCGCACCGGCCATTGAGCCCTCTACCCTGCGCGAAGACCTCGTGGCCACCATTACCACACCCGCGAACAATGCGGTATTCCCCGCAGGTTCCAACGTGCCGTTGACGGCTACCGCCTTCGGGCCGGATGCGATCGCCAAGGTGGAGTTTTTCCAGGGCGGCGTCAAACTCGGTGAAGACACGACCGCTCCCTACAATTATACCTGGAACAACGTGAGCCCCGGTAACTACGCCCTCACCGCCAAAGCCACCACCCGTGGCGGCGTGGAGAGCACCTCGGCCGTGGTGAACATTACCATGGAATCGGTATCGATCATTTCCCCCGCCAACAACGCATCGTTCCCGGCGGGCGTTCCCATCGCCATCAGCGCCAACACCAGCCATGCGGTGAGCAAGGTGGAGTTTTATGCAGACAGTGTGAAGATCGGCGAGGCCACGTCAGCGCCTTACAACTTCTCCTGGCAGAACGCTGCGGCAGGTACCTATACTTTAACGGTCAAAGCGATCGGCCAGAATGGCGACACCGCCGTATCCACCGGTGTGGGCATCGTAAGCGGCGGGCAATTCCCGCAGGCGGATGCTTACGTGCGTGACGGGGGCAGCGCCGGTTCCAACTTCGGCACGGCCACCGGTCTCGTCGTGAAAAAAGACGGCAATGCCGGCTTCAGCCGCATCACTTACCTGAAGTTCGACCTCAACAGCTTCAGCAGCGCCGGTAACGCCATCCTCCGTTTGTATGTGGCCGGCGCAGGGTCTGCGGTCACCGGCACACAATGGCAGGTATGGAAAAACGATGCAGACAACTGGACCGAAACCGGCCTCACCTGGAACAACAAACCCGCCAACACCACCCAGCTGGCCAGCCAGCCCGGCAGAAGAAGCGGGTATGTGGAATGGGACATCAGCAGCCAGGTAGCCGCGGAAATCGGCGGCGACAAAATCCTGTCGCTGGCGATCGTATCCTCCGTATCCGGCCAGACCAACGATGCCACCTTCCATTCCAAAGAAGTAACGGAAGCGGATCTACGCCCCGTGCTGCTGATCGATGCCCTTCCGCAGATCTCGCTCGTGCAGCCGGTGAATAACGACACCCTTCCCGAGCACGGCGCCACGCTCATCCAGGCGAACGCCAGCGACGACCGGCAGGTAGACAGTGTACAGTTATATATCAACGGCGAAGAAAAAGCCCGCTTTACCCAGGCGCCTTACCAGTGGAGCTGGGCGAATCTCGCACCCGGCACGTACGGCATTCGTGCGAAGGTGACCGACAGCGCGTTGCACAGCGCATGGTCCGACTCCCTGACGGTAGTGGTGGTGAAAGATACCCTCGCGCCCGTCATCACCGTACCGCCAGCCATTACCGCCAACCCCGCCCCCGGCGCGTCTACCGTGGCCGTGAACATCGGCCAGGCCACCGCTACCGACAATGCGGGTGTAGCCAGCCTCACGCACGATGCACCCGCCGTATTCCCCGTAGGCAATACCATCGTTACCTGGACGGCCACCGACCTGAGCGGCAACGTATCTACCGCCACGCAGGTGATCACCGTGGAATATCTCAAAAGCGCGTTCGACGCGGTAACGGTATATGCCGGCAGCGATTTCAACAACCGGCAGATCGACCTGCAGGCGCAACTGTACCTGAACGGCGCGCTGATCGGTACGGGAGAACTGCTGAACCAGTCCATTTCCGGGCCCGGCCTCGGCAACTGCAAACAGTTCATCATCCCCATCACGGGCGACAGTGTGACCTATACGCCTGCCGATGTGCTGCAATTAAAAGTATCCGCCCGCAACACCGGCGGCGAAACGTTCCGCATCAAGTTCTGGTACAATGCCGACACGGACGACCAGATAACAAAAGGCACCGCACGGCTGGCCAAATACACCCCGGTGAATCCCGACGGTAATTTCTTCTACCTGCGCAATGCGTTTGCCCTGCAATCCGCATCCGGCAGCGAAGCCTTGCAGCAATCATTGTACGTAACACCGGCCTACCAGGAAATCGGCACCTGGTCTACCATCGCGCAGAGCGCCACTGCGGCGGACATTCCGGCGATCAGCAAAACCGCGGGTACTTCCGGCGTAAAAACCACGCTGCTGCAGGTGAAGGCTTATCCCAACCCCAGCAGCCATGAATTTACGCTGACCGTGGAAAGCAGCACCGCTAAAGAGATACAGGTGCGCGTGCTGGATATTTCCGGCAGGCTCGTGAAACTGATGTACACCAACCCCGGCCAGGTACTGCGCTTCGGGCAGGATCTGCAGGCGGGCATTTATTTTATAGACGTATTACAAGCCAACAGGCGTGAAGTGTTGAAAGTGATCAAACAATAG